From the genome of Papaver somniferum cultivar HN1 chromosome 2, ASM357369v1, whole genome shotgun sequence, one region includes:
- the LOC113347626 gene encoding uncharacterized protein LOC113347626 isoform X1, translating to MEEENSSSSTDYTMITTEDDETLSRVFSQLKPYCLQLLQFLQNPKNITTTKAAATTVSQLHGFLFQSPPHTLQPFLDYVLFPLLLLLDGAVASRSSQEGKSGHMPHPVNDSIAEGVLKCLEEILRKCHLGSLNQMIVVLKKLTSGALLTPSESSEEFREGIVRCFRALLLRLHTCSSVSCICKEIPSLPAFAESSIFQTPLDSKSEPDECLLAFLQSHDASAAVGHWLSLLLKICDTEAKRGHCGSARLRVEAILTLRVLVAKVGTSDALAFFLPGVVSQFAKILHVSKAMISGAAASTEAIDQTIRGLAEFLTIVLKDEANLSGLGIPVNDISSPQPSKNKSSQVFLEALRHLPNTALKENSSRQITCTSVSTIEEKSSSDSCRDVRSLSVRRTKDWIEQTSVHVDKLLSATFPHLCVHPSEKVRRGLVAAIGGLLSNCSFTMKTSWLMLLECLFVLVCDDSDEVSVVAQESIDCFLMLGEKELIEGEIAEIINRMIEKLPKVVLGSEEPIALSNAERLLAVMYYAGPQLLVDHFLRSPVTAAHFLDVLTICLSQNSVFAGSLDKLISAKPLSAGYLHSITELKSGSRLNSSNRTGNYEASSKVSEIPNIREEVSQSSHGIPSQDYEIPRMPPWFFRVGSRKLYRTLAGVLRLVGLSTMADSRSEVSLSNIIDIQLNCLRKLVSEVRMKRYFKESWQSWYTRGALGQVLRQASTAVCILNEIMYGMSDQSIDEFSRMFHKSKLTHEEQRSIGQSNEVVNAVISKVIWKVSEEKRRSGHMIDCVGSIIHEYLSTEVWDLPKDQKVPFQELDSEAEGITLHFINDTTMLHQVIVEGIGIFNMCLGKDFATSGFLHSSLYLLLENLMCSSYQIKSASDAVLCLISALSGHPTVGELVVANADYIIDSLCWQLRHLDLNPHVPNVLAAMLSYVGVAHEIFPLLEEPLRSVTLELEVIGRHQHPILTIPFLKAVSEIAKASKHEAIGMPGKLESYSMSVKVKVSNMKRSARKQPQRNHMSHDIDDANSVDISSMDSEYADTNGDEVDMDLEKWEEMLLKLNEYRRYRRTVASVVESSLKAATPLLASVNEATCLLALNIVEDGITALAKVEEAYRHEKETKESIEQAIQFLCFYDLQDNMDASADEGNDENRLLPAVNKIWPYLVVCVKNKNLVATRRCLGVVSGVILICGGDFFSRRFIQDGFHFWKLLSTSPLHKKPAFSESKTSLQLPYRSALTNPEDSIAESSSLKVQAAALDMIADLAKNKRSASALEAVLKKVSGLVVGIACSGIPGLRDSSTNAVLGLSCIDADLIWLLLADVYYSMNKKDVPSPPSVDLPEISQLLPSPSSSKEYLFAQYGEVSFGFGIDFASVETMLRKL from the exons atggaagaagaaaactcatcatcatcaactGACTACACCATGATCACTACAGAAGATGATGAAACCCTAAGTAGAGTTTTCTCTCAGCTAAAACCATACTGTTTACAACTTCTCCAatttcttcaaaaccctaaaaacattacaacaacaaaagcagcagcaacaacagtctCTCAACTTCACGGGTTTCTTTTTCAATCTCCTCCTCATACTCTACAACCATTTCTTGA TTATGTGTTGTTCCCATTACTACTGCTTCTTGATGGAGCTGTTGCATCAAGATCATCACAAGAAGGGAAATCAGGGCATATGCCCCATCCAGTGAATGATAGTATAGCAGAAGGTGTACTTAAGTGTCTTGAGGAGATTTTGAGGAAATGCCATTTAGGGTCTCTAAATCAG atgattGTAGTGCTGAAAAAGTTAACTTCTGGGGCATTGCTTACACCATCTGAAAGTTCTGAAGAATTTCGTGAAGGGATAGTTAGATGCTTTAGAGCTCTGCTTCTTAGGCTTCACACCTGCTCAAGTGTGTCTTGCATATGTAAAGAGATTCCCAGCCTGCCTGCTTTTGCAGAAAGCAGCATATTCCAAACACCCTTAGATTCTAAATCAGAGCCAGATGAATGCTTGCTTGCGTTTCTTCAGTCACACGACGCTTCTGCTGCTGTTGGTCATTGGCTCTCACTTCTTCTCAAAATATGTG ACACTGAGGCTAAGCGAGGGCACTGTGGAAGTGCAAGGCTCCGTGTAGAAGCCATTTtaactcttagagtgcttgttGCTAAG GTTGGGACATCAGATGCTCTAGCTTTCTTTTTACCTGGTGTTGTCAGCCAATTTGCAAAAATTTTGCATGTCTCGAAGGCAATGATAAGTGGTGCGGCTGCAAGTACAGAAGCAATAGACCAAACGATAAGAGGGTTAGCAGAGTTTCTGACGATAGTCCTCAAGGACGAGGCTAATCTTTCTGGTCTTGGTATACCTGTAAATGATATTTCTAGTCCTCAACCAAGCAAAAATAAGTCCAGCCAAGTGTTTCTGGAGGCACTTCGTCACCTTCCAAACACAGCATTAAAAGAAAATTCCAGTCGCCAGATCACTTGTACCAGTGTCTCCACAATTGAAGAGAAGAGTAGCTCTGATTCCTGCAGAGACGTACGATCTTTATCTGTTAGACGTACAAAAGACTGGATTGAGCAAACATCAGTGCATGTGGATAAATTATTATCTGCAACTTTTCCTCAT CTTTGTGTGCATCCTTCAGAAAAGGTTAGACGAGGACTTGTAGCTGCTATTGGAGGACTATTATCAAACTGTAGTTTCACGATGAAGACTAGCTGGTTGATGCTTTTG GAATGCTTATTTGTTCTGGTTTGTGATGATTCAGATGAAGTGTCTGTTGTCGCACAAGAGTCTATTGATTGTTTCCTCATGCTGGGTGAGAAAGAACTTATAGAAGGAGAAATTGCTGAGATCATTAACAG GATGATTGAAAAACTTCCCAAAGTGGTGCTTGGAAGCGAGGAACCTATTGCGTTATCCAATGCCGAACGATTACTTGCAGTTATGTACTATGCAGGCCCTCAACTTCTGGTGGACCATTTTCTTCGATCTCCT GTAACAGCTGCACACTTCTTGGATGTTCTAACTATCTGCTTGAGTCAGAATTCAGTTTTTGCGGGTTCTCTTGACAAGCTTATATCAGCAAAGCCCCTCTCAGCTGGATACTTGCACTCAATTACAGAGTTAAAATCAGGTTCCCGCTTGAACTCTTCAAATAGGACTGGTAATTATGAAGCTTCATCTAAGGTGTCTGAAATCCCAAATATTCGTGAAGAAGTTTCACAAAGTTCCCATGGTATTCCCAGCCAAGATTATGAAATTCCACGGATGCCTCCTTGGTTTTTTCGTGTTGGTAGTCGGAAACTCTATCGAACACTTGCAGGGGTTCTCAGGCTTGTTGGTTTGTCTACTATGGCAG ATTCCAGGAGCGAAGTATCCTTATCTAATATCATCGACATTCAGTTGAATTGTCTGCGTAAGTTGGTTTCTGAGGTCCGAATGAAGAGATATTTTAAGGAGAGCTGGCAGTCTTGGTATACCAGAGGTGCCTTGGGACAAGTTTTGCGCCAAGCAAGTACTGCAGTTTGTATATTGAATGAAATCATGTATGGTATGTCAGATCAATCAATTGATGAATTTTCGAGAATGTTCCATAAGTCTAAGTTGACACATGAGGAACAAAGATCTATTGGTCAGTCAAATGAAGTAGTGAATGCTGTAATCAGCAAAGTTATTTGGAAAGTTTCCGAGGAAAAACGAAGAAGTGGGCATATGATTGATTGTGTTGGCAGTATTATACATGAATATCTGTCTACTGAAGTGTGGGACCTTCCAAAAGATCAGAAAGTTCCTTTTCAAGAGTTGGACAGTGAAGCTGAGGGCATTACATTGCATTTTATCAATGATACAACAATGCTGCATCAG GTTATAGTTGAGGGAATAGGGATCTTCAATATGTGCTTGGGGAAAGATTTTGCTACCAGTGGATTTCTTcattcttcactttatttattactTGAGAACCTTATGTGTTCAAGTTACCAAATAAAAAGCGCTTCTGATGCTGTCTTATGCTTAATATCTGCTTTATCTGGTCACCCAACT GTCGGAGAATTGGTTGTGGCTAATGCAGACTATATTATTGATTCTCTATGTTGGCAACTCCGTCATTTAGATCTAAATCCCCATGTTCCAAATGTGCTTGCTGCTATGCTTTCATATGTTGGAGTAGCTCATGAGATTTTTCCATTATTAGAGGAACCG TTGCGTTCTGTTACACTGGAACTTGAGGTTATCGGCAGACATCAGCACCCCATTCTAACTATTCCGTTTTTGAAG GCTGTTAGTGAAATTGCCAAGGCATCAAAGCATGAGGCTATTGGAATGCCCGGTAAATTGGAATCATATTCCATGTCTGTCAAAGTGAAGGTGTCTAATATGAAAAGGTCGGCAAGAAAGCAACCACAACGAAATCACATGTCACATGATATTGATGATGCCAACAGCGTTGATATTTCTTCCATGGATTCAG AGTATGCTGATACCAACGGGGATGAAGTTGATATGGATCTAGAAAAGTGGGAGGAGATGCTGCTTAAGTTGAATGAGTATAGAAGATATAGAAGAACAGTCGCCTCTGTTGTTGAATCGAGTTTAAAAGCTGCAACACCTCTGCTGGCTTCGGTCAATGAAGCAACATGCTTGCTAGCCTTAAACATAGTTGAG GACGGGATTACTGCACTAGCAAAAGTGGAAGAAGCTTATAGGCACgagaaagaaacaaaagaatCAATTGAACAGGCAATCCAGTTCCTGTGTTTTTATGATCTTCAAGACAATATGGATGCTTCTGCTGATGAAGGAAATGATGAGAACAGATTGCTTCCTGCAGTGAACAAAATTTGGCCTTACTTGGTCGTTTGCGTTAAGAATAAGAACCTTGTG GCAACTAGAAGATGCTTAGGTGTCGTAAGCGGTGTAATTCTAATCTGTGGAGGCGATTTCTTTTCTCGTCGTTTCATCCAAGATGGGTTCCACTTCTGGAAATTATTAAGTACATCCCCACTCCACAAGAAACCAGCCTTCAGTGAGTCAAAAACGTCTCTTCAGCTTCCCTACAGGAGTGCTTTAACAAATCCAGAGGACTCTATTGCCGAATCATCAAGTCTGAAAGTTCAAGCAGCAGCTCTCGACATGATTGCTGATTTGGCCAAGAACAAAAGAAGTGCGTCAGCTTTGGAAGCAGTTCTAAAGAAGGTAAGTGGCTTAGTTGTGGGGATAGCTTGCAGCGGAATTCCGGGTCTTCGAGATTCTTCAACAAATGCAGTATTAGGACTCTCATGTATCGATGCTGATCTCATTTGGCTTCTCCTAGCCGATGTTTATTACTCCATGAATAAGAAAGATGTTCCTTCACCACCATCTGTAGATTTACCTGAAATCTCCCAGTTACTGCCATCTCCTTCGTCGTCAAAGGAATATCTGTTTGCTCAATATGGTGAGGTAAGTTTTGGATTTGGCATTGACTTTGCTTCTGTAGAAACTATGCTTCGGAAATTGTAG
- the LOC113347626 gene encoding uncharacterized protein LOC113347626 isoform X2: MNACLRFFSHTTLLLLLVIGSHFFSKYVIADTEAKRGHCGSARLRVEAILTLRVLVAKVGTSDALAFFLPGVVSQFAKILHVSKAMISGAAASTEAIDQTIRGLAEFLTIVLKDEANLSGLGIPVNDISSPQPSKNKSSQVFLEALRHLPNTALKENSSRQITCTSVSTIEEKSSSDSCRDVRSLSVRRTKDWIEQTSVHVDKLLSATFPHLCVHPSEKVRRGLVAAIGGLLSNCSFTMKTSWLMLLECLFVLVCDDSDEVSVVAQESIDCFLMLGEKELIEGEIAEIINRMIEKLPKVVLGSEEPIALSNAERLLAVMYYAGPQLLVDHFLRSPVTAAHFLDVLTICLSQNSVFAGSLDKLISAKPLSAGYLHSITELKSGSRLNSSNRTGNYEASSKVSEIPNIREEVSQSSHGIPSQDYEIPRMPPWFFRVGSRKLYRTLAGVLRLVGLSTMADSRSEVSLSNIIDIQLNCLRKLVSEVRMKRYFKESWQSWYTRGALGQVLRQASTAVCILNEIMYGMSDQSIDEFSRMFHKSKLTHEEQRSIGQSNEVVNAVISKVIWKVSEEKRRSGHMIDCVGSIIHEYLSTEVWDLPKDQKVPFQELDSEAEGITLHFINDTTMLHQVIVEGIGIFNMCLGKDFATSGFLHSSLYLLLENLMCSSYQIKSASDAVLCLISALSGHPTVGELVVANADYIIDSLCWQLRHLDLNPHVPNVLAAMLSYVGVAHEIFPLLEEPLRSVTLELEVIGRHQHPILTIPFLKAVSEIAKASKHEAIGMPGKLESYSMSVKVKVSNMKRSARKQPQRNHMSHDIDDANSVDISSMDSEYADTNGDEVDMDLEKWEEMLLKLNEYRRYRRTVASVVESSLKAATPLLASVNEATCLLALNIVEDGITALAKVEEAYRHEKETKESIEQAIQFLCFYDLQDNMDASADEGNDENRLLPAVNKIWPYLVVCVKNKNLVATRRCLGVVSGVILICGGDFFSRRFIQDGFHFWKLLSTSPLHKKPAFSESKTSLQLPYRSALTNPEDSIAESSSLKVQAAALDMIADLAKNKRSASALEAVLKKVSGLVVGIACSGIPGLRDSSTNAVLGLSCIDADLIWLLLADVYYSMNKKDVPSPPSVDLPEISQLLPSPSSSKEYLFAQYGEVSFGFGIDFASVETMLRKL, from the exons ATGAATGCTTGCTTGCGTTTCTTCAGTCACACGACGCTTCTGCTGCTGTTGGTCATTGGCTCTCACTTCTTCTCAAAATATGTG ATTGCAGACACTGAGGCTAAGCGAGGGCACTGTGGAAGTGCAAGGCTCCGTGTAGAAGCCATTTtaactcttagagtgcttgttGCTAAG GTTGGGACATCAGATGCTCTAGCTTTCTTTTTACCTGGTGTTGTCAGCCAATTTGCAAAAATTTTGCATGTCTCGAAGGCAATGATAAGTGGTGCGGCTGCAAGTACAGAAGCAATAGACCAAACGATAAGAGGGTTAGCAGAGTTTCTGACGATAGTCCTCAAGGACGAGGCTAATCTTTCTGGTCTTGGTATACCTGTAAATGATATTTCTAGTCCTCAACCAAGCAAAAATAAGTCCAGCCAAGTGTTTCTGGAGGCACTTCGTCACCTTCCAAACACAGCATTAAAAGAAAATTCCAGTCGCCAGATCACTTGTACCAGTGTCTCCACAATTGAAGAGAAGAGTAGCTCTGATTCCTGCAGAGACGTACGATCTTTATCTGTTAGACGTACAAAAGACTGGATTGAGCAAACATCAGTGCATGTGGATAAATTATTATCTGCAACTTTTCCTCAT CTTTGTGTGCATCCTTCAGAAAAGGTTAGACGAGGACTTGTAGCTGCTATTGGAGGACTATTATCAAACTGTAGTTTCACGATGAAGACTAGCTGGTTGATGCTTTTG GAATGCTTATTTGTTCTGGTTTGTGATGATTCAGATGAAGTGTCTGTTGTCGCACAAGAGTCTATTGATTGTTTCCTCATGCTGGGTGAGAAAGAACTTATAGAAGGAGAAATTGCTGAGATCATTAACAG GATGATTGAAAAACTTCCCAAAGTGGTGCTTGGAAGCGAGGAACCTATTGCGTTATCCAATGCCGAACGATTACTTGCAGTTATGTACTATGCAGGCCCTCAACTTCTGGTGGACCATTTTCTTCGATCTCCT GTAACAGCTGCACACTTCTTGGATGTTCTAACTATCTGCTTGAGTCAGAATTCAGTTTTTGCGGGTTCTCTTGACAAGCTTATATCAGCAAAGCCCCTCTCAGCTGGATACTTGCACTCAATTACAGAGTTAAAATCAGGTTCCCGCTTGAACTCTTCAAATAGGACTGGTAATTATGAAGCTTCATCTAAGGTGTCTGAAATCCCAAATATTCGTGAAGAAGTTTCACAAAGTTCCCATGGTATTCCCAGCCAAGATTATGAAATTCCACGGATGCCTCCTTGGTTTTTTCGTGTTGGTAGTCGGAAACTCTATCGAACACTTGCAGGGGTTCTCAGGCTTGTTGGTTTGTCTACTATGGCAG ATTCCAGGAGCGAAGTATCCTTATCTAATATCATCGACATTCAGTTGAATTGTCTGCGTAAGTTGGTTTCTGAGGTCCGAATGAAGAGATATTTTAAGGAGAGCTGGCAGTCTTGGTATACCAGAGGTGCCTTGGGACAAGTTTTGCGCCAAGCAAGTACTGCAGTTTGTATATTGAATGAAATCATGTATGGTATGTCAGATCAATCAATTGATGAATTTTCGAGAATGTTCCATAAGTCTAAGTTGACACATGAGGAACAAAGATCTATTGGTCAGTCAAATGAAGTAGTGAATGCTGTAATCAGCAAAGTTATTTGGAAAGTTTCCGAGGAAAAACGAAGAAGTGGGCATATGATTGATTGTGTTGGCAGTATTATACATGAATATCTGTCTACTGAAGTGTGGGACCTTCCAAAAGATCAGAAAGTTCCTTTTCAAGAGTTGGACAGTGAAGCTGAGGGCATTACATTGCATTTTATCAATGATACAACAATGCTGCATCAG GTTATAGTTGAGGGAATAGGGATCTTCAATATGTGCTTGGGGAAAGATTTTGCTACCAGTGGATTTCTTcattcttcactttatttattactTGAGAACCTTATGTGTTCAAGTTACCAAATAAAAAGCGCTTCTGATGCTGTCTTATGCTTAATATCTGCTTTATCTGGTCACCCAACT GTCGGAGAATTGGTTGTGGCTAATGCAGACTATATTATTGATTCTCTATGTTGGCAACTCCGTCATTTAGATCTAAATCCCCATGTTCCAAATGTGCTTGCTGCTATGCTTTCATATGTTGGAGTAGCTCATGAGATTTTTCCATTATTAGAGGAACCG TTGCGTTCTGTTACACTGGAACTTGAGGTTATCGGCAGACATCAGCACCCCATTCTAACTATTCCGTTTTTGAAG GCTGTTAGTGAAATTGCCAAGGCATCAAAGCATGAGGCTATTGGAATGCCCGGTAAATTGGAATCATATTCCATGTCTGTCAAAGTGAAGGTGTCTAATATGAAAAGGTCGGCAAGAAAGCAACCACAACGAAATCACATGTCACATGATATTGATGATGCCAACAGCGTTGATATTTCTTCCATGGATTCAG AGTATGCTGATACCAACGGGGATGAAGTTGATATGGATCTAGAAAAGTGGGAGGAGATGCTGCTTAAGTTGAATGAGTATAGAAGATATAGAAGAACAGTCGCCTCTGTTGTTGAATCGAGTTTAAAAGCTGCAACACCTCTGCTGGCTTCGGTCAATGAAGCAACATGCTTGCTAGCCTTAAACATAGTTGAG GACGGGATTACTGCACTAGCAAAAGTGGAAGAAGCTTATAGGCACgagaaagaaacaaaagaatCAATTGAACAGGCAATCCAGTTCCTGTGTTTTTATGATCTTCAAGACAATATGGATGCTTCTGCTGATGAAGGAAATGATGAGAACAGATTGCTTCCTGCAGTGAACAAAATTTGGCCTTACTTGGTCGTTTGCGTTAAGAATAAGAACCTTGTG GCAACTAGAAGATGCTTAGGTGTCGTAAGCGGTGTAATTCTAATCTGTGGAGGCGATTTCTTTTCTCGTCGTTTCATCCAAGATGGGTTCCACTTCTGGAAATTATTAAGTACATCCCCACTCCACAAGAAACCAGCCTTCAGTGAGTCAAAAACGTCTCTTCAGCTTCCCTACAGGAGTGCTTTAACAAATCCAGAGGACTCTATTGCCGAATCATCAAGTCTGAAAGTTCAAGCAGCAGCTCTCGACATGATTGCTGATTTGGCCAAGAACAAAAGAAGTGCGTCAGCTTTGGAAGCAGTTCTAAAGAAGGTAAGTGGCTTAGTTGTGGGGATAGCTTGCAGCGGAATTCCGGGTCTTCGAGATTCTTCAACAAATGCAGTATTAGGACTCTCATGTATCGATGCTGATCTCATTTGGCTTCTCCTAGCCGATGTTTATTACTCCATGAATAAGAAAGATGTTCCTTCACCACCATCTGTAGATTTACCTGAAATCTCCCAGTTACTGCCATCTCCTTCGTCGTCAAAGGAATATCTGTTTGCTCAATATGGTGAGGTAAGTTTTGGATTTGGCATTGACTTTGCTTCTGTAGAAACTATGCTTCGGAAATTGTAG